A stretch of Myxococcota bacterium DNA encodes these proteins:
- a CDS encoding SDR family oxidoreductase, with amino-acid sequence MRLSGRVAIVTGTSPNIGGGLAESLAAEGARVACVDSSAANAEDCANGIRKLGGEAAAVVADVTSESGVQAMVERAASELGAIDLLVNNAVIFNQKGVLDMPLAEWQRQLAVILDGAFLCSQAVARRMVARGQGGVIVNIISTAGHQGQPNNVGYCTAKSGLLNFTRSVAMELAPHGIRVNSLTPTATDPREGMARAERWGRPRPAQRVIDAFEPFRRGVPTQELPSPADYGRALVYLASDDARHVTGTDLRIDSGAVARYWAWDPSKEQP; translated from the coding sequence ATGAGGCTTTCGGGGCGGGTCGCGATCGTGACGGGGACGAGCCCGAACATTGGCGGCGGGCTGGCCGAGTCACTCGCCGCCGAGGGTGCGCGCGTCGCCTGCGTCGACTCCAGCGCGGCGAACGCGGAGGACTGTGCGAACGGCATCCGCAAGCTGGGCGGCGAGGCGGCCGCGGTCGTTGCGGACGTCACCTCCGAATCCGGCGTCCAAGCCATGGTCGAGCGCGCAGCGAGCGAGCTCGGCGCGATCGATCTGTTGGTGAACAACGCCGTGATCTTCAACCAGAAGGGCGTCCTGGACATGCCGCTCGCCGAGTGGCAGCGCCAGCTCGCCGTGATTCTCGACGGCGCATTTCTGTGTAGTCAGGCCGTCGCACGGCGCATGGTCGCGCGCGGGCAGGGCGGAGTGATCGTGAACATCATCTCCACGGCCGGTCACCAGGGCCAGCCGAACAACGTCGGCTACTGCACGGCCAAGTCGGGTCTCTTGAACTTCACCCGTTCGGTGGCGATGGAGCTCGCGCCGCACGGCATCCGCGTGAACAGCCTGACGCCCACGGCCACGGACCCTCGCGAGGGCATGGCGCGCGCCGAGCGCTGGGGCCGGCCGCGTCCGGCGCAGCGCGTGATCGACGCGTTCGAGCCGTTCCGCCGCGGCGTACCCACTCAAGAGCTGCCATCGCCGGCCGACTACGGACGAGCGCTGGTCTACCTGGCGTCCGACGACGCTCGCCACGTGACCGGCACGGACTTGCGCATCGATTCCGGCGCGGTCGCGCGCTATTGGGCGTGGGACCCGTCAAAGGAGCAGCCTTGA
- a CDS encoding aromatic ring-hydroxylating dioxygenase subunit alpha yields MSHVDDDVRSGLFRVHHQAFLDPDVLAQERARIFERFWIYLGHESEVAEAGDFRVRELGVRKLIFVRGRDGVVRALLNSCTHRGAEVCRERRGNANSFQCFYHGWTFRNDGQLIGVPGEEAYAPGFSRAQLGLREAPRLEQYRGFWFVSFDPEVVPLVDYLGGAAEYLDLVADQSEAGMEIVGGAQSYAIHANWKLLVENSYDGYHAQIAHARYMKYLASSGAVGLPEGRKWNSVRDLGNGHACIEYTAPWGRPIAHWVPAFGESAAPEIAEIRAQLEARLGAERAHRIATTSRNLGIFPNLVINDIMAITIRTFHPLTPGRMNVEAWSLAPRGEPPEHRRHRLENFLTFLGPGGFATPDDIEALESCQRGYASTPGEWNDISRDTGAAEPPITGEHQMRTFWRRWQSLLAPNVTSLREGRRAAAR; encoded by the coding sequence TTGAGTCACGTCGACGACGACGTCCGCAGTGGTCTCTTCCGCGTGCACCACCAGGCCTTCCTGGACCCGGACGTGCTGGCCCAGGAACGGGCGCGCATCTTCGAGCGGTTCTGGATCTACCTTGGCCATGAGTCCGAGGTCGCGGAGGCCGGAGACTTCCGGGTGCGCGAGCTCGGCGTGCGCAAGCTGATCTTCGTGCGCGGAAGAGATGGCGTCGTGCGGGCGCTGCTGAACTCCTGCACGCACCGCGGCGCCGAGGTGTGTCGCGAGCGCCGCGGCAATGCGAACAGCTTCCAGTGCTTCTACCACGGCTGGACCTTCCGGAACGACGGCCAGCTGATCGGCGTGCCCGGCGAGGAAGCGTACGCACCGGGTTTCTCGCGCGCGCAGCTGGGCTTGCGCGAAGCGCCGCGGCTCGAGCAGTACCGCGGCTTCTGGTTCGTGAGCTTCGATCCCGAAGTCGTTCCGCTCGTCGACTATCTGGGCGGCGCGGCGGAGTATCTCGACCTCGTCGCCGACCAGTCCGAGGCCGGCATGGAGATCGTGGGCGGCGCGCAGTCCTACGCGATCCACGCGAACTGGAAGCTCTTGGTCGAGAACAGCTACGACGGCTACCACGCGCAGATCGCGCACGCGCGCTACATGAAGTATCTGGCCTCGAGCGGCGCGGTCGGGCTCCCCGAGGGCCGCAAGTGGAACTCGGTGCGGGACCTCGGCAACGGCCACGCGTGCATCGAGTACACCGCGCCGTGGGGGCGGCCGATCGCTCACTGGGTGCCGGCGTTCGGCGAGAGCGCTGCGCCCGAGATCGCCGAGATCCGCGCGCAGCTCGAGGCGCGCCTCGGCGCGGAGCGTGCGCATCGCATCGCGACCACCAGCCGCAACCTCGGAATCTTCCCGAACCTGGTGATCAACGACATCATGGCGATCACGATTCGCACCTTCCATCCGCTCACGCCGGGGCGGATGAACGTCGAGGCCTGGTCGCTCGCGCCGCGCGGCGAACCGCCCGAGCACCGGCGCCACCGGCTGGAGAACTTCCTGACCTTCCTCGGCCCCGGCGGCTTCGCGACCCCCGACGACATCGAGGCGCTCGAATCGTGCCAGCGCGGCTACGCCTCGACGCCGGGCGAGTGGAACGACATCTCGCGCGACACCGGCGCAGCGGAGCCTCCGATCACGGGCGAGCATCAGATGCGGACGTTCTGGCGCCGCTGGCAGTCACTGCTCGCGCCGAACGTGACGTCGCTCCGGGAGGGGCGCCGTGCCGCAGCCCGCTAG
- a CDS encoding aromatic-ring-hydroxylating dioxygenase subunit beta, whose product MPQPASALSRADVEDFLFAEAALLDEWRLDEWLALFTEDATYSVPSTDAPESEPSDTLFLIADDAARLRSRVEQLLGKTTWSENPHARTRRLLANVRIRRTDGARLWVTSNFVVYRMRSNQTAAYVGRYEHVLERGERGLRIQSRRAILDLESLRDVGKVSFIL is encoded by the coding sequence GTGCCGCAGCCCGCTAGCGCGCTGTCGCGCGCCGACGTCGAGGACTTCCTGTTCGCCGAGGCGGCGCTTCTCGACGAGTGGCGGCTCGACGAGTGGCTCGCGCTCTTCACCGAGGACGCGACCTACAGCGTGCCGTCCACGGATGCGCCCGAATCGGAGCCGTCCGACACGCTGTTCCTGATCGCCGACGACGCCGCGCGGCTGCGCTCGCGGGTCGAGCAGCTGCTCGGAAAGACGACCTGGAGCGAGAACCCTCACGCGCGCACGCGACGGCTGCTCGCGAACGTACGGATCCGGCGGACCGACGGCGCGCGCCTCTGGGTGACCAGCAACTTCGTGGTCTACCGCATGCGCTCGAACCAGACGGCCGCTTACGTCGGCCGCTACGAGCACGTGCTCGAGCGCGGCGAGAGGGGCCTGCGCATCCAGTCTCGCCGCGCGATCCTCGATCTCGAGTCCCTGCGCGACGTGGGCAAGGTCAGCTTCATTCTCTGA
- a CDS encoding cytochrome P450, whose translation MRPTAPMDIDLSSLEFWARPYEERERAFHWLRDHDPVSWHRAPEPLAPGLENSKGFWAVVRYEDIKLVSRTAKVFTSTQGVFLDDFPQLETILSFIVMDDPRHQALRNITQAAFSPRNIRRMEQQIEAMAQRIIDEVAPLGKGDLCELVFKQLPGRVFAEVFVGITDVHRRDVLIEGAEQLGAWADPTYAHIGPPLAVFQDAAQRIMKIAFGEAERCRREPGDNLMSWVVRAQHEGQALTEAELGAFFTLLVGASNDTTRHAMAHAVLNLQRYPDQKARLLENFEGRIEGAVEELLRWSPPLMHFRRTATEDFELEGTTIKAGDKVVLWYCSANRDEREFPEPDRFDILRSPNRHLSFGHGPHYCMGSALGRQMVKSILRQFTTRMPDLEVGEPAMLLSNFMNGVLSLKGTWTPAR comes from the coding sequence GTGAGACCGACCGCGCCGATGGACATCGACCTGAGCTCGCTCGAGTTCTGGGCCCGGCCGTACGAGGAGCGCGAGCGCGCGTTCCATTGGCTGCGCGACCACGATCCGGTGTCGTGGCACCGCGCGCCGGAGCCGCTCGCCCCGGGCCTCGAGAACTCGAAGGGCTTCTGGGCGGTCGTTCGCTACGAGGACATCAAGCTGGTCTCGCGCACCGCCAAGGTGTTCACGTCGACGCAGGGCGTGTTCCTCGACGACTTCCCGCAGCTCGAGACCATCCTCTCGTTCATCGTGATGGACGACCCGCGCCACCAGGCGCTGCGGAACATCACGCAGGCGGCCTTCAGCCCGCGCAACATCCGCCGCATGGAGCAGCAGATCGAGGCGATGGCGCAGCGGATCATCGACGAGGTGGCGCCGCTGGGGAAGGGCGACCTGTGCGAGCTCGTCTTCAAGCAGCTGCCCGGCCGCGTGTTCGCCGAGGTCTTCGTCGGAATCACTGACGTTCACCGCCGCGACGTGCTGATCGAGGGCGCCGAGCAGCTCGGGGCGTGGGCCGACCCGACATACGCGCACATTGGACCGCCCCTCGCCGTGTTTCAGGACGCCGCGCAGCGGATCATGAAGATCGCCTTCGGCGAGGCCGAGCGGTGCCGGCGCGAGCCGGGCGACAACCTGATGTCCTGGGTCGTGCGCGCACAGCACGAGGGCCAGGCTCTGACCGAGGCCGAGCTGGGCGCGTTCTTCACGTTGCTCGTGGGCGCGTCGAACGACACCACGCGCCACGCGATGGCGCACGCGGTGCTGAACCTCCAGCGCTACCCCGACCAGAAGGCGCGGCTGCTCGAGAACTTCGAGGGCCGCATCGAAGGCGCGGTCGAGGAGCTCCTGCGCTGGTCACCGCCGCTCATGCATTTCCGGCGCACCGCCACCGAGGACTTCGAGCTTGAGGGCACGACGATCAAAGCCGGCGACAAGGTGGTGCTCTGGTACTGCTCGGCGAACCGCGACGAGCGCGAATTTCCCGAGCCCGATCGCTTCGACATCCTGCGCTCGCCGAATCGCCACCTGAGCTTCGGTCACGGCCCTCACTACTGCATGGGCTCGGCGCTCGGCCGCCAGATGGTGAAGTCGATCCTGCGCCAGTTCACGACGCGCATGCCGGATCTCGAGGTCGGCGAGCCCGCGATGCTGCTCTCCAACTTCATGAACGGCGTCCTCAGCCTGAAGGGGACGTGGACGCCCGCGCGGTGA
- a CDS encoding rubredoxin, giving the protein MKKWVCQSCGHVYDPAEGDPDGGIPPGTAFEDIPEGWYCPVCGASKRDFVAEG; this is encoded by the coding sequence GTGAAGAAGTGGGTCTGCCAGTCGTGCGGTCACGTCTACGACCCCGCCGAAGGGGACCCGGACGGCGGCATTCCGCCGGGTACGGCCTTCGAGGACATCCCCGAGGGCTGGTACTGTCCGGTCTGCGGCGCGAGCAAGCGCGACTTCGTCGCGGAGGGCTGA
- a CDS encoding metal/formaldehyde-sensitive transcriptional repressor, which produces MLNRVRRLRGQLEAVERALDEERGCAEVMLTLAASRGAIHALMVELLEEHIRTHILDRAPRARQRAGIDEVSKVFRMSLR; this is translated from the coding sequence TTGCTGAACCGCGTCCGTCGCCTCCGCGGGCAGCTCGAGGCTGTCGAGCGCGCGCTGGACGAGGAGCGCGGCTGCGCGGAGGTCATGTTGACGCTCGCGGCGAGCCGCGGCGCCATCCACGCGCTGATGGTCGAGCTGCTCGAAGAGCACATTCGGACGCATATCCTCGACAGAGCTCCCCGTGCCAGACAGCGCGCGGGGATCGACGAGGTCTCCAAAGTCTTCCGGATGAGCCTCCGGTGA
- a CDS encoding cation-translocating P-type ATPase, which produces MTVPREVAVEAPVSGYEVGVDEEHELAFTRIALARIALVSVAVALVGLGLLEGTWLVGSVAVAVMLVGGFPILKDAWEAVPARRMTMELSMTIALLAALAIGEFLTVLVIVLFVLIAEEIEKLTVGRGRRAIEDLLAFLPRRIFVRSGGDVREVDASEVRLHDVVVVKPGSLVPVDGTVLAGSSAVDQATITGESLPVEKISGMSVFAGTINQSGTLDVRTESLGRDTTFGRIVEAVERAERTRAPIQKTADRLAGYLVYFTLAAAAVTFLVTGDVRATISVVIAAGACGIAAGTPLAILGAIGRAARQGSIIKGGIALEVLGRADTIVLDKTGTLTFGRPSVVALRAAPGVSESELLDAAATAERPSEHALARAILARAVGAAPHYPDSFEAFPGKGVRATTEDVEVLAGSRSFLAERGVPLPEVSPGAHGGTEIYVAKAGLLLGSIEVADMLRAEAVEAVRSLRAMRLRTVLLTGDARTVAETIGVQLGVDEVRAELLPHDKVQRVRELTREGRTVVMVGDGVNDAPALIEASVGIAMGSGTDVARECAGVVLIGDDLVKLVETLRIARRCRRIIYANFTGTIVVDAAAMALAAFGVLTPILASVVHVGSELAFILNSARLLTRPDAESSGARASGAGRLGAVSPSSGRAAALAPRA; this is translated from the coding sequence GTGACCGTGCCGCGCGAGGTCGCAGTGGAGGCTCCGGTCTCTGGCTACGAAGTCGGAGTGGACGAGGAACACGAGCTCGCATTCACGCGGATCGCCCTCGCCCGGATCGCCCTCGTCTCGGTTGCTGTCGCGCTGGTCGGTCTCGGTCTGCTTGAAGGCACTTGGCTCGTCGGAAGTGTCGCGGTCGCGGTGATGTTGGTAGGCGGCTTCCCGATCCTGAAGGACGCTTGGGAGGCCGTACCGGCGCGGCGCATGACGATGGAGCTCTCGATGACGATCGCGCTCCTCGCCGCGCTCGCCATCGGCGAGTTCCTGACGGTGCTCGTGATCGTGCTCTTCGTTCTGATCGCCGAGGAGATCGAGAAGCTGACCGTCGGCCGCGGGCGCCGCGCGATCGAAGACCTTCTTGCTTTCCTGCCCCGTCGCATCTTCGTCCGCAGCGGCGGGGACGTCCGCGAAGTGGATGCGTCCGAGGTGCGGCTGCACGACGTCGTCGTCGTGAAGCCCGGCTCACTGGTCCCGGTCGACGGAACGGTCCTCGCGGGAAGCTCGGCCGTGGATCAGGCCACGATCACCGGTGAGTCGTTGCCCGTCGAAAAAATTTCCGGGATGTCGGTCTTCGCGGGCACGATCAACCAGAGCGGCACTCTCGACGTCCGCACCGAGTCCCTGGGACGCGACACGACCTTCGGCCGCATCGTCGAGGCCGTAGAGCGCGCGGAGCGGACGCGGGCGCCGATCCAGAAGACCGCGGACCGGCTCGCCGGCTACCTCGTCTACTTCACGCTTGCCGCAGCGGCCGTGACGTTCCTCGTCACGGGTGACGTTCGAGCGACGATCTCCGTTGTGATCGCCGCGGGTGCCTGTGGCATCGCCGCCGGTACGCCGCTCGCGATCCTCGGCGCGATCGGCCGCGCGGCGCGCCAAGGCTCGATCATCAAGGGTGGGATCGCGCTGGAAGTCCTCGGCCGCGCCGACACGATCGTGCTCGACAAGACGGGCACGCTGACCTTCGGGCGCCCCTCCGTCGTCGCGCTGCGAGCGGCACCCGGGGTCAGTGAGTCTGAGTTGCTGGACGCGGCCGCAACCGCGGAGCGCCCCTCCGAGCACGCGCTCGCTCGGGCGATCCTGGCACGGGCGGTCGGAGCAGCGCCTCACTATCCCGACAGCTTCGAGGCCTTCCCGGGCAAGGGGGTGCGCGCGACGACCGAGGACGTCGAGGTCCTGGCCGGAAGCCGCTCGTTCCTTGCGGAGCGAGGTGTGCCCTTGCCCGAAGTGTCTCCGGGAGCGCATGGCGGCACCGAGATCTATGTGGCCAAGGCCGGACTGCTCCTCGGGTCGATCGAGGTCGCGGACATGCTGCGCGCGGAGGCGGTCGAGGCGGTGCGATCCTTGCGCGCGATGCGGCTTCGTACCGTGCTGCTCACCGGCGATGCCCGCACGGTCGCCGAGACGATTGGAGTGCAGTTGGGCGTGGACGAAGTTCGCGCCGAGCTCCTCCCTCACGACAAGGTGCAGCGCGTGCGCGAGCTCACCCGGGAGGGGCGAACGGTCGTCATGGTGGGCGACGGCGTGAACGATGCTCCGGCGCTCATCGAGGCGAGTGTCGGTATCGCGATGGGATCAGGTACGGACGTCGCCCGCGAGTGTGCAGGAGTCGTGCTGATCGGCGACGATCTCGTCAAGCTCGTCGAGACTCTGCGGATCGCACGGCGCTGCCGCCGCATCATCTACGCGAATTTCACTGGAACGATCGTGGTTGACGCCGCGGCGATGGCGCTTGCGGCGTTCGGGGTGCTCACGCCGATCCTCGCGTCGGTGGTCCACGTGGGCTCCGAGCTGGCATTCATCTTGAACTCGGCGCGCCTGCTCACGCGCCCCGACGCTGAGTCATCTGGTGCGCGAGCATCTGGTGCGGGTCGCCTCGGTGCGGTTTCTCCGAGCTCCGGCCGCGCGGCGGCCTTGGCTCCGCGGGCGTAA
- a CDS encoding GFA family protein: protein MSDQEVTGHCLCGSIRFTAQLPSLFCVHCHCSMCRRNHGAAYVTWFSVPRGKVKLEAGAEDLVRFMSSEHGSRSFCRRCGSSLFCENDAHPDRTDIPLGTVDGPIDRPPQAHVFFDSGADWVAIGDELPRLAGKTGLEPLKRD, encoded by the coding sequence ATGAGCGACCAGGAAGTGACCGGCCACTGCTTGTGCGGGAGCATCCGATTCACGGCGCAGCTGCCCAGCCTGTTCTGCGTGCACTGCCACTGCTCGATGTGCCGGCGCAACCACGGCGCGGCGTACGTCACCTGGTTCTCGGTGCCGCGCGGGAAGGTCAAGCTCGAAGCCGGCGCCGAGGATCTCGTCCGCTTCATGTCGTCCGAGCATGGCAGCCGCTCGTTCTGCAGGCGCTGCGGCAGCTCACTGTTCTGCGAGAACGACGCGCACCCGGATCGGACGGACATTCCGCTGGGCACGGTCGACGGTCCGATCGACCGGCCGCCGCAGGCGCACGTATTCTTCGACTCGGGCGCGGACTGGGTCGCCATCGGTGACGAGCTGCCGAGGCTCGCTGGGAAGACGGGCCTCGAGCCCTTGAAGAGAGACTGA
- a CDS encoding efflux transporter outer membrane subunit, whose translation MLGAGGRVGWGSRNSRTCVAAALCALCACAVGPDYKRPELPVTPTFRDTPAEESSIADSAWFDVFSDPVLRQLVDEAIANNRDLQVAVARVEKARYSAAIARSPLLPQVGYGGVASRGKQVTFGLEEQGSPVTNSFLLAIAASWELDVWGRIRRSAESARADLLATDAVRRGVVLSLVSQVAQSYFELRELDLELQIATDAAKSFQETYDLFNRRYTGGITSTLDPLRAEASLAHYTGAVAQAEQNIFLKENEVSQLLGRPAQKVPRGAALEAQTLAPEIPAGVPAQLLERRPDLIEAEQQLVAANAQVGEAFANYFPRIGLTAIGGTLTSDISDLMEGKASLWSYAAKGAGPLFTAGHTTYVWKGAKADADVARASYEGAVLNALREVSNALTVRKQQALLRRQQEREVKALEESLKTAITRYTGGRASYLEVLNAQQQLYPAQVDLAQTRLREILSVVSLYKALGGGWNRGASQPEIPTPLMP comes from the coding sequence ATGCTTGGGGCTGGGGGAAGGGTCGGCTGGGGCTCACGGAACTCTCGGACGTGTGTAGCGGCGGCGCTCTGCGCGCTCTGCGCCTGCGCCGTCGGCCCCGACTACAAGCGCCCGGAGCTTCCCGTGACACCCACGTTCCGCGACACACCCGCAGAGGAGAGCTCGATCGCCGACAGCGCCTGGTTCGATGTCTTCAGCGACCCGGTGCTGCGCCAGCTCGTCGACGAGGCGATCGCCAACAACCGCGACCTGCAGGTCGCGGTCGCGCGCGTCGAGAAGGCGCGCTACTCGGCCGCGATCGCACGCAGCCCGCTGCTCCCGCAGGTCGGCTACGGCGGCGTGGCGTCCCGCGGCAAGCAGGTGACCTTCGGACTCGAAGAGCAGGGAAGCCCGGTGACCAACTCGTTCCTGCTCGCCATCGCCGCGTCATGGGAGCTCGACGTGTGGGGTCGAATCCGGCGCAGTGCGGAGTCGGCGCGCGCCGATCTTCTCGCTACCGATGCGGTCCGGCGCGGAGTCGTACTGTCGCTGGTCTCTCAGGTCGCGCAGTCATACTTCGAGCTGCGCGAGCTCGACCTCGAGCTGCAGATCGCGACCGACGCGGCCAAGTCGTTCCAGGAGACGTACGACCTGTTCAACCGCCGCTACACCGGCGGCATCACCTCGACGCTCGACCCGCTGCGCGCGGAGGCGTCGCTCGCGCACTACACCGGCGCGGTCGCACAGGCGGAGCAGAACATCTTCCTCAAAGAGAACGAGGTCTCGCAGCTGCTCGGCCGGCCCGCGCAGAAGGTGCCGCGTGGCGCGGCGCTGGAGGCGCAGACCCTGGCGCCGGAGATCCCCGCGGGAGTGCCCGCGCAGCTGCTCGAGCGACGCCCGGATCTGATCGAGGCGGAGCAGCAGCTCGTCGCGGCGAACGCCCAGGTCGGCGAGGCCTTCGCGAACTACTTCCCGCGCATCGGCCTGACGGCGATCGGCGGCACGCTCACCTCGGACATCTCCGACCTGATGGAGGGCAAGGCGTCACTATGGTCGTACGCCGCGAAGGGCGCCGGTCCGCTCTTCACCGCGGGACACACGACGTACGTGTGGAAGGGTGCCAAGGCCGACGCCGACGTGGCGCGCGCGAGCTACGAGGGCGCCGTACTCAATGCGCTGCGCGAGGTCTCGAACGCGCTCACCGTGCGCAAGCAGCAGGCACTGCTGCGCAGGCAGCAGGAGCGCGAGGTGAAGGCACTCGAGGAGTCGCTCAAGACCGCGATCACGCGCTACACGGGCGGGCGCGCGAGCTACCTCGAGGTGCTCAACGCACAACAGCAGCTGTACCCGGCGCAAGTCGACCTGGCGCAGACGCGCCTGCGCGAGATCCTCTCCGTCGTCTCGCTGTACAAAGCGCTCGGCGGAGGCTGGAACAGGGGCGCCAGTCAGCCTGAGATCCCGACGCCGCTGATGCCCTAG
- a CDS encoding ABC transporter permease, which produces MGSLGKIWRLGVKELQSLWHDPVLLGLVAVTFSLMVYTAAKAASTELRNAPIAFVDEDRSHLSERIITAFYPPRFKTPARIAATEIDPGLDRGAYTFVVDIPPDFQRDVLQGRHPEIQVNIDATQMTQAYIGAGYIQHIVQGELQEFMRQAGRVAKLPVTLVTRVLFNSNLSGIWFGGVMEVLNQVTMLSIILTGAAVIREREHGTLEHLMVMPLSPFQIMAAKVWANGLVVLVAASLSLALVVQGALGVPIAGSIALFILGTMLHLFSTTSIGILLSTVVRSMPQLGLLIFLVILPFEILSGAVTPRESMPVAVQDIMLAAPTTHYVKLAQAILYRGAGLDVVWPQLCALVAIGCVAFAASLARFRASVSLA; this is translated from the coding sequence GTGGGCAGCTTGGGGAAGATCTGGCGCCTCGGGGTGAAGGAGCTGCAGAGCCTCTGGCACGACCCGGTGTTGCTCGGCCTGGTCGCCGTCACGTTCTCGCTCATGGTCTACACGGCGGCCAAGGCCGCTTCGACCGAGCTCCGCAACGCGCCGATCGCATTCGTGGACGAGGATCGCTCGCATCTCTCCGAACGCATCATCACGGCGTTCTATCCACCGCGCTTCAAGACACCGGCGCGGATCGCGGCCACCGAGATCGATCCCGGCCTGGACAGGGGGGCGTACACCTTCGTGGTCGACATCCCCCCCGACTTCCAGCGCGACGTGCTCCAGGGCAGGCATCCCGAGATCCAGGTGAACATCGATGCCACGCAGATGACTCAGGCCTATATCGGCGCGGGGTACATCCAGCACATCGTGCAGGGCGAGCTCCAGGAGTTCATGCGCCAGGCCGGAAGGGTGGCGAAGCTTCCAGTCACACTGGTCACTCGCGTGCTGTTCAATTCGAATCTATCGGGGATCTGGTTCGGCGGCGTGATGGAGGTGCTCAACCAAGTCACCATGCTCTCGATCATCCTGACTGGAGCTGCCGTCATCCGCGAGCGCGAGCACGGCACGCTCGAGCACTTGATGGTGATGCCGCTCTCGCCGTTCCAGATCATGGCGGCCAAGGTCTGGGCGAATGGCCTCGTCGTTCTGGTTGCGGCTTCGCTCTCGCTGGCGCTGGTGGTGCAAGGGGCACTCGGCGTTCCGATCGCGGGATCGATCGCGCTCTTTATCCTCGGAACAATGCTCCACCTGTTCTCGACGACTTCGATCGGCATCCTGCTCTCGACCGTGGTGCGCAGCATGCCGCAGCTCGGTCTGCTGATCTTTCTCGTGATCTTGCCGTTCGAGATCCTCTCGGGCGCCGTGACGCCGCGCGAAAGCATGCCGGTGGCCGTGCAGGACATCATGCTGGCCGCTCCGACCACTCACTACGTGAAGCTCGCGCAGGCGATCCTCTACCGCGGCGCCGGCCTCGACGTGGTCTGGCCGCAGCTCTGCGCGCTCGTCGCGATCGGCTGCGTTGCCTTCGCTGCCTCGCTGGCGCGCTTCCGCGCCTCGGTGAGCCTCGCGTGA